The DNA sequence ATTGGTAAAATTCAACCTTTTAGATGTCATTACAGTTTATATAATCCTGCTCCTACACTAATTTTCCGTGAGGTTTTATATTCTACTCTTGAAGGTTTGTAACTTCCAAGTACTTTATTTCCATCAATAATTTTTTTATTCCTTACATTCAATTAATAAATGCAACGGTTAATAAAAGACTGCTGGGATAGCTTCTGTTCCTAGGAACAGAAGCTATCCCAGCAGTCGGCGAAAAATTTCATCTTATCTTTGGGTTGCAAAACTCTAAAAACAGATGGCTCATTTAACGTTGGAACAAAGATACCAAATAGAAACTTATAGAAGTACTGGAATCAGCATTTCTGAAATAGCCAACTTTGTAGGCAAAGACAAAAGTGTAATTTCCAGAGAAATCAAGCGAAATGCGGATCAAAGAAGTGGGACATACAAAGCAAAATTAGCCGATAAAAAGGCTCAAAATAGGCATCAAATAAAAAGGAAAAAATGCTCATTAACAGCAGAGATAGAAGTGAATATTTTGTGTTATTTGATTAAGGATTATAGCCCAGAACAGATCGTGGGTAGATCTAAAGTTGATAAGGTAAGTATGGTATCTGGTGAAAGAATTTACCAATACATTTGGGAAGATAAACGCAGAGGAGGTAAATTGTATCGGCATCTTCGAACCCAGGGAAAGAAGTATAAAAAAAGAGGTCATTTAAAAGACAAAAGAGGTCTTATTGTTGGTAGAGTGGACATTAGTCAGCGCCCTTCAATAGTTGAAAAGAAGAATAGATTAGGAGATTTAGAAATAGATTTGGTCATAGGAAAGATCACAAAGGAGCCTTACTAACTATTAATGACAGAGCCTCTGGTGTACTATTTATGGGAAAAGTAGGTAGTAAAGAAGCTGCTGAAATTGAGAAGAAAACCATCGAGTTATTACAAGATTGGAAACCTCTGATCAAAACTATAACCTCTGACAATGGAAAAGAATTTGCAAATCATCAAGCGATAGCAGAAGCACTCAATATAAGCTACTATTTTGCCAAACCATACCACAGTTGGGAAAGAGGAGCGAATGAAAATTTGAATGGATTAATAAGACAATATTTTCCTAAAAAGCATAACTTTGAAAATATCACAAAAGAACAAATACAAGATGTAACTTATATTTTAAACAATAGACCTAGGAAAAGATTTGGGTACAAAACGCCCAATGAAATATTTGCCGAACAACTAAATAATTTTGATCATGTTGCATTTATTACTTGAATCCACCTTCTAATATTTGCCGTTTATTCGCAAATCAGCAAAACATAATTAATCGAACCGAAACTCCCAAAACTATGGAACAACTAAACACCCTCGAATCAACCCTTCTCAATAATTTAACCGAAAAATATCCCTCTTTAAAATCTCATATTCCTTATCTGAAAGTCAAAGATCGGGAAATCACAAAAGTCGGAATGACTGTAAATTTTGAATACACCAATGCTGAAGATGAACTTACTTTCGAAGATATAAATGCCTTATTTAGCGGTGGAGAAAATATAGAAGTCAAAGGCTTAAAAGAAGGGTTAAGCTATGTAATTGACGTTACCGACGGTCAAATTTTATACATCGAATTCACAACCTACGGCGAAAACTGGAATGGCAAATTCGGTGATTATAAAATTATTACAGAATAAGAATTGGTCTACAACCTTTTTTTTACCGCAAAAGATTAACAAAAGCTTTGACCTACTGAGTTATCCAAAAGTATGTAAAAGACACATTTTATTAAGTCTGTACTTTTTGCATTCTTTTGATATACTTTTTCTTCATTTATCTTTTGCCTCTTTTGCGGTTAAAAATTAAATATTTGCACTTTCAGATCATTATAAAACTTCTAAGTATTTTCTTCTATCCTAAATTTTCCACTCCAACATTTTTTCCTCTTCACTGATTTAATTAAATTTACGCCATGAGTAGTTTTTTAGATTTTGGCGTGGCCAAAAAAATGAAAGAAATGAGTGAAAAAGAAAATAAAGTCACCACTTTATTTAAAATAAAATATCCCATTATTCAGGGTGGAATGATTTGGCATTCCGGTTGGCGGTTGGCTTCTGCGGTTTCTAATAACGGCGGTTTAGGCTTAATTGGAGCCGGAAGTATGTATCCCGATATTTTGCGCGAAAACATCCAAAAATGCAAAGCAGCAACTAACAAACCTTTTGGCGTCAATGTTCCGATGCTTTATCCAAATTTAGAAGAAGTTATTCAAATCATATTAGAAGAAGGCGTAAAGATTATTTTCACTTCCGCCGGAAATCCGAAAACCTATACAGAAACCCTCAAGAAAGAAGGATTAAAAGTCGCTCACGTGGTTTCCTCGACCAAGTTTGCCATGAAGTGTGAGGACGCTGGAGTCGACGCAATTGTCGCGGAAGGTTTCGAAGCCGGCGGACATAATGGACGTGATGAAACAACGACATTCTGTTTGATTCCAAATGTAAAACAACATATCTCAAAACCTTTGATTGCCGCTGGTGGAATCGCTTTAGGTTCTCAAATGAAAGCAGCCATGATTCTCGGCGCAGATGGTGTTCAAATCGGTTCCCGTTTCGCCGCCACGGTGGAAGCGAGTTCTCACGATAATTTTAAAAATAAAGTCATTTCGCTGGATGAAGGCGATACGCATTTAACCTTAAAAGAATTAGCACCTGTTCGTTTGGTGAAAAATAAATTCTTCCATGATTTGGAAAAACTCTACGATCAAGGCAGAAATGCCGAAGTCTTAAGGGAAACCCTTGGAAGAGCCAGAGCCAAACGCGGGATGTTCGAAGGCGACTTGGAAGAAGGCGAATTGGAAATTGGACAAGTCTCCGCTTTAATTCACGAAATCTTACCCGTCGAAAAAGTCTTTGAAAATCTGCTGAAAGAATATCAGGCTGCAAATGCAGTTGACCTTTAGTATTGATACAAGTTCTACAAACACATTAAGTTTTTTTGCCACGAATTCACGAATATCTTTTGGAAACAAAACGTTTTGGTTATTTTACTTAAATAACTTTTAAAGTTTTTAAATCGCTATTTTCCCAAATGATTTTAGAATTAAAATTCGTGCATTCGTGGCATTAATTCTCACTCTTAATTTGCGTTTCCTAACAACAGCCTTTATTCAGCCAAGCAAAAAAAATCTGCATAATCTCCAAAATCTGCGAGATTAAAAATTAGTATAAATTTCATCCTCGATTTTAACCTATTTTCATTCTTTACATCAAAGATGAAATAGTGTCTATGAATATTTCCCAGCTTCAAAAAAATCAACATCTGCTTTTGCGTGCCGGTTTCGGATCCAATCTTTCTCAAATTGAAAAATTAGAAAGCTTAACGGTTACCGGAATTTGGAAAAATTTATCTGCAAATTATTCTTTTAAACCACTCGAATTAAAAGCGTTACCGGAGAATCTGGATTATCAGAAATTGGCGAAATTGGATGCTGATTCCAAGAAAGCAATCCTTCAGAAGAACCGAAAACAAAATCAGGAAATCAATCTGAAATTTCTCAAGGAGATGGTTCATTCCGAAGATCAACTGCGGGAGAAAATGGCCTTTTTCTGGCACGGACATTTTGCCACCAGAACGCAAAACTCTCAATTCAATCTCCAACTTTTAAATACGATTCGCCAAAAAGCACTTGGGAATTTTGGAGATCTATTAACATCAGTTTCTCAAAGTCCCGCGATGTTGCAATTCTTAAATAATCAACAAAATAAAAAAGGTCATCCCAACGAAAACTTCGCCAGGGAAGTGATGGAACTTTTTACTCTCGGTCGTGGAAATTATACAGAAAAAGATGTTCAAGAAGGAGCGCGCGCATTTACCGGATGGAGTTTTCAACCTGACGGCACGTTTTCCGAAAAACCAAAAACGCATGATTCAGGAACCAAAACTTTTCTGGGGAAAACCGGTAATTTTGATGGAAACGATGCTTTGCAAATTATTCTGGATCAAAAGGCAACTTCAAAATTTATTGTGACAAAAATTTATAAATTTTTTGTTAATGAAAAACCCAATCCCAGTATTATCAACCATTTGAGTGATCGGTTTTACGCTTCCAAATACGATATCAAAGATCTAATGACCGAGATTTTCACGGCAAAATGGTTTTACAATGAAGAAAATATTGGCACCAAGATAAAATCTCCGATTGAATTAATGGCTGGAATCATGCGAACGCTTCCCATGAAAATCGAAAAGCCGGAAAATTTAATTGTTTATCAAAAATTGCTCGGACAGATGCTGCTTTATCCACCCAACGTTGCAGGCTGGCCTTCCGGAAAATCCTGGATCGACAGTTCTACTTTGATGTTGCGTTTGCAGCTTCCTCAGATTTGGTCTGGTTTACGACCGCTGGAGTTTGCTCCAAAATCAGATGACGACGTAGAAATGGGAATGAAGAATGCACAGAGTAATTTTAAAAATTTCAAAAATGCCAATATTGTGATCGACTGGGATTCTGTCGAAAGCGTTTATAAAAATAAAAAGGTGAGCGATTATCTGCTTCAAAATAAATCTTCTTTAAGTGAGAAAACGGTTCAGGAATTTTCTAATGCTTCGGTGAAACAAAGAATCATCAATACGATGTCAACTCCCGAATTTCAACTTTGTTAAATTACTCATTACTCATTACTCATTACTCATTATTGATTACTCATTGCTAATTTTAAAAATATGCTACTAAAAAGACGAGACTTCCTAAAAATATCTTCCCTGGCAACTGCTTCTCTAATGGTGCCGAATTTTCTTAAATCAATGACTTTTCCGGAAGCTTTGGATAAGGAAAACCGAATTCTGGTTGTACTTCAACTGAGTGGTGGAAACGACGGATTGAATACCATCATTCCTACAAAAAATGATATTTATTTTCGGGAAAGAGAAATGATTGCGATTAAAGATTCTCTGCGATTAACTGATGAAGCGGGAATTAATCCAAGTCTCAGTTATTTTAAAGAACTCTTTGATAGTGGTGAATTGGCCGTTTTAAATAACGTAGGTTATCCCAATCCCGACAAATCTCATTTCCGAAGTATGGATATCTGGCATTCCGCGAGTAAAAGTGATGAGTTTTTAGAAACCGGTTGGGTCGGAAGATATTTGGATGAAGCCTGTTACAATTGCGAACATCCAACGCAGGCTTTAGAGATTGATGATATGTTGAGTCTGGCGCTGAAAGGGAAAGAGAAGAAAGCCTTTGCGTTTAAAGATCCGAAAAGGTTATACGAAACTTCACAGGAGAAATATTTCAAATCACTTTATGATACGCATGATCATCATGATGAAACGGTAGAGTATTTATATCAAACGATGGGTTCAACCATTAACAATGCAGGATATATTTTCGATAAAAGCAATGCGAAAGCAACTACAGCAAGCTATCCTAATTCTGCTTTAGGGAAAGATTTTAAAAATATTGCCTCGCTCATTAATTCAGATATTAATACGAAAGTCTACTATCTTTCCGTCGGAAGTTTTGATACGCACGTGAATCAAAATCAACGACAATCTCAGCTTTTCTCTGAGATTAATGAAGCGGTGAAAGCGTTTGTTAAAGATTTAAAATCGAACGGTAAATTTAATGAGGTGTTGTTAATGACCTTCTCTGAATTCGGTCGGCGCGTTTCTCAAAATGCGAGCAAGGGAACAGATCATGGAACTGCGAATCAAATGTTTTTTGTTTCCGGCGGTTTAAAGAAGAAAGGAATTCTCAATCAATTACCAGATTTAGAAAAATTGAATGACGGCGATTTAATTTATACCGAAGATTTTCGTAAAGTTTATGCAACGGTTTTAAAAAATTGGCTCGGTGCCGATTCCAATAAAATTCTGGGATGGAAAAATGGTATTTACGATTTTGTTTAAAATAAAAAATCTCACTTCGAAGTGAGATTTTTTTGCTAATTAATTTTTAGCGAGACCGTTTTCCTGTTGCTTTTTTGCATGTCTGGTTTCATATTTTTTCATGACATAACCGATTACGATTGGTGCCGTCCACATCAGGATTTTTCTTAAAAGTGCTGGATTCATAATAGTAATTTTTAATTGGTACAGATATTTGCAATTACTTTGCCAAAACTTTCTAAGAAAGATTTGTTCTATTTATTTCTGCTTCAAAGCTTCACCTTCAAAAGAAATCCCATCCCAACCGAACTCCATAAAGTTTCGGATATTTTGATGGTCGCTTCCTTCAGGGTTTTTCAAAACATCGTTTCGATAAAAATCTCCGAAAAGGGATAAGGTTTCTTCTTTTGATAAATCATTCAATTTTGCAAAACTGAAAACTTTGCAGGAACCATTATTCTGATCGGCTTCGTTGATTGTATTTCCATTTTTAAATTGCGTTGGAGTAAAGTTGTTATGCTCATCAATAAAGGAAATAACATCGTTGAATTGAATAGTTTCTGGATTTTGCTTTAATTGCGCTATTAACATTTTTTTAATTTTCAATAAAAATAGAAGAAACGGATTGAGAATGCAAGTTTTTAATTTTAAAATAGAAAACTCACCCCTTTTTTGAACTTTTGAATCGCTTATAATGTGTTTAATTTAAAAAGTAAACACATTAGTCACATAAGAAAAGTCCTTCAATTATATAATTGAGATCACATTAGTTAAAAGAACCCTTGATCTTTTGTGAACTTTTATACGCATTATTTTTACTTAAAACTAATGTGACTAATGTGGTAAAAAATATTTAAACAGACTCTAATGGATTATAAGATTCATAATCGTAATTTTTAATTGAAAATATATTGAAATTTGTTGATTTCGTATGATTCAAATCAGATTTTTTGTGCTGATTCATTACCTATATTTGTTCGATAGAATCGCAAAATGGGAATCGCTCAATTAAATTTTCTAAAATTATCCGAACAGTTTTTGGATTTGTTCTCATTGCTTCTGTTTAAAAAATTTCTGCGCAAACCGACGTAACTTCCTTTGTTTTTTTTCAATTAATAGATTGGGTTTTATGTAAATCCAATACAATTTCATGTACAATTATTAAAACAAAATTATGTTACCGAAAAGAGACAGTTGGGCAGAACCC is a window from the Kaistella flava (ex Peng et al. 2021) genome containing:
- a CDS encoding NAD(P)H-dependent flavin oxidoreductase — protein: MSEKENKVTTLFKIKYPIIQGGMIWHSGWRLASAVSNNGGLGLIGAGSMYPDILRENIQKCKAATNKPFGVNVPMLYPNLEEVIQIILEEGVKIIFTSAGNPKTYTETLKKEGLKVAHVVSSTKFAMKCEDAGVDAIVAEGFEAGGHNGRDETTTFCLIPNVKQHISKPLIAAGGIALGSQMKAAMILGADGVQIGSRFAATVEASSHDNFKNKVISLDEGDTHLTLKELAPVRLVKNKFFHDLEKLYDQGRNAEVLRETLGRARAKRGMFEGDLEEGELEIGQVSALIHEILPVEKVFENLLKEYQAANAVDL
- a CDS encoding DUF1800 family protein — encoded protein: MNISQLQKNQHLLLRAGFGSNLSQIEKLESLTVTGIWKNLSANYSFKPLELKALPENLDYQKLAKLDADSKKAILQKNRKQNQEINLKFLKEMVHSEDQLREKMAFFWHGHFATRTQNSQFNLQLLNTIRQKALGNFGDLLTSVSQSPAMLQFLNNQQNKKGHPNENFAREVMELFTLGRGNYTEKDVQEGARAFTGWSFQPDGTFSEKPKTHDSGTKTFLGKTGNFDGNDALQIILDQKATSKFIVTKIYKFFVNEKPNPSIINHLSDRFYASKYDIKDLMTEIFTAKWFYNEENIGTKIKSPIELMAGIMRTLPMKIEKPENLIVYQKLLGQMLLYPPNVAGWPSGKSWIDSSTLMLRLQLPQIWSGLRPLEFAPKSDDDVEMGMKNAQSNFKNFKNANIVIDWDSVESVYKNKKVSDYLLQNKSSLSEKTVQEFSNASVKQRIINTMSTPEFQLC
- a CDS encoding DUF1501 domain-containing protein — protein: MLLKRRDFLKISSLATASLMVPNFLKSMTFPEALDKENRILVVLQLSGGNDGLNTIIPTKNDIYFREREMIAIKDSLRLTDEAGINPSLSYFKELFDSGELAVLNNVGYPNPDKSHFRSMDIWHSASKSDEFLETGWVGRYLDEACYNCEHPTQALEIDDMLSLALKGKEKKAFAFKDPKRLYETSQEKYFKSLYDTHDHHDETVEYLYQTMGSTINNAGYIFDKSNAKATTASYPNSALGKDFKNIASLINSDINTKVYYLSVGSFDTHVNQNQRQSQLFSEINEAVKAFVKDLKSNGKFNEVLLMTFSEFGRRVSQNASKGTDHGTANQMFFVSGGLKKKGILNQLPDLEKLNDGDLIYTEDFRKVYATVLKNWLGADSNKILGWKNGIYDFV
- a CDS encoding HopJ type III effector protein codes for the protein MLIAQLKQNPETIQFNDVISFIDEHNNFTPTQFKNGNTINEADQNNGSCKVFSFAKLNDLSKEETLSLFGDFYRNDVLKNPEGSDHQNIRNFMEFGWDGISFEGEALKQK